A genomic region of Xiphophorus couchianus chromosome 9, X_couchianus-1.0, whole genome shotgun sequence contains the following coding sequences:
- the c9h1orf52 gene encoding UPF0690 protein C1orf52 homolog, translating to MTDDNKSGCLGFFSSYDDLSDSTSDSGEEGDSRKKKAGTEAEGSGTQSTAKRTDVGAALPRPDELFSSVSKPTFLYNPLNKEIDWDSLTVKPPEEPAREFKPWKTNAVPPPETYAPEPERKKGPPPGMDMAIKWSSVYEDNGDDAPKAYSGKARFLPEEEQPSDSDEESQQASMSAKKRRVETFQQKEKRKRDLGQATSDKNFVEEEKRILRQNVE from the exons ATGACAGATGACAATAAATCGGGCTGCTTGGGGTTCTTCTCGAGTTACGACGATTTGAGCGACAGCACCAGCGACTCGGGCGAGGAGGGAGATAGTCGAAAGAAGAAAGCGGGGACAGAAGCTGAGGGGAGCGGGACGCAGTCCACCGCCAAGCGGACTGATGTTGGAGCTGCTTTACCAAGGCCCGACGAGCTGTTCAGCTCCGTGTCCAAGCCCACTTTCCTTTACAACCCACTGAACAAGGAGATAGACTGGGACAGCCTGACTGTCAAACCCCCTGAAGAG cCTGCAAGAGAATTTAAGCCATGGAAGACAAATGCAGTTCCGCCTCCAGAGACCTATGCTCCAGAGccagagaggaagaaagggCCTCCCCCAGGAATGGACATGGCCATAAAATGGTCCAGTGTGTATGAGGACAACGGTGACGATGCGCCCAAAGCTTATTCTGGCAAAGCCCGGTTCTTACCTGAAGAGGAACAGCCCTCTGACTCAG ACGAGGAATCTCAACAGGCCTCGATGTCTGCCAAGAAACGACGAGTGGAGACATTTCAGCagaaggagaagaggaagagggatTTGGGACAAGCCACTTCTGACAAGAACTTTGtagaagaggagaaaagaatTCTCAGGCAAAATGTGGAGTGA